In the genome of Kwoniella shivajii chromosome 5, complete sequence, one region contains:
- a CDS encoding 50S ribosomal protein L4, translating to MKSATRLIPTLSQPIRFSARPICRAIPSRAIIAGPSTLPRLYATASNIHPSLQPQSQLQQDVQSSEGLQSELGEEEDLPSNINFEELSDEADESIEQALGYGDGSASIPRSRFDPVLLPLSSLASSTPTLASESELVISLPSDIFNQPIRRDILHRCVVWYLSLLRSGTKTTKSRSTVNYSGRKLRPQKGTGRARVGDASSGTRRGGAPIHPIFAKDWAQSLPRKVRALGLKIALSSKLSSGLLRVVENLNEGEWKGTNEARRALSNEIINIEKEIDLEPIIPAESDLSSKTQTESALEGENIEDDLQIINRFGSSKDLSILFVYSPNKSYEEITSFHKTIRNIPGIELMSTDELEVYHILKYKWLVMEGGAVDALSGVEDLQEELELVPEQLTEDSVSA from the exons ATGAAGTCAGCTACTAGGTTGATACCGACTCTCTCACAA CCGATACGTTTCTCTGCCAGACCAATATGTCGTGCAATTCCATCTCGAGCTATAATAGCTGGTCCCAGTACACTCCCTAGACTATACGCTACCGCTTCAAACATCCATCCATCTCTCCAgcctcaatctcaactgcAACAAGATGTCCAATCGTCGGAAGGTCTTCAATCAGAGttaggagaagaagaggatttaccttcaaatatcaattttgaggaattatcagatgaagctgatgaaagTATAGAACAAGCTTTAGGATATGGTGATG gatcagcttcaattcCTCGTTCACGATTTGATCCTGTTTTGCTCCCTCTCTCATCATTAGCATCTTCAACGCCTACTTTAGCTTCTGAATCT GAACTCGTTATCTCTCTCCCATCAGATATCTTTAATCAACCTATAAGAAGAGATATCCTTCATAGATGTGTAGTTTGGTATTTATCTCTCTTAAGATCT GGTACGAAAACTACTAAATCACGTTCAACCGTCAATTACTCAGGTAGAAAACTTAGACCTCAAAAAGGTACTGGTAGAGCGAGAGTAGGAGATGCAAGTAGTGGTACTC GTCGGGGAGGTGCACCCATTCATCCTATCTTCGCTAAAGATTGGGCACAATCATTACCTCGTAAAGTAAGAGCATTAGGATTGAAAATTGCCTTGTCATCAAAACTCTCCTCTGGTTTACTACGAGTTGTCGAGAACctgaatgaaggtgaatggaaaGGCACAAATGAAGCTAGAAGAGCATTATCAaatgaaatcatcaacattgaaaaggaaatagATTTAGAACCTATCATCCCTGCTGAATCGGACTTATCATCTAAAACCCAAACAGAATCTGCCCTCGAAGGAGAGaatattgaagatgatcttcaaatcatcaacagatTCGGTTCATCAAAAGATTTATCAATCCTATTCGTTTATTCACCCAATAAATCATATGAAGAAATAACATCTTTCCATAAAACAATTAGGAATATCCCAGGAATAGAATTGATGTCGACTGATGAACTTGAAGTTTACCATATATTGAAATATAAATGGCTAGTCATGGAAGGTGGTGCTGTAGATGCTTTAAGTGGTGTAGAGGATTTAcaagaggaattggaattggttCCCGAACAACTTACGGAAGActcagtatcagcttga